A genomic segment from Alkalilimnicola ehrlichii MLHE-1 encodes:
- a CDS encoding sodium:solute symporter family protein, producing MEAKAVWLFIFVAIYWGYCVFWGVRGAMEARTATDYFVAGRSVSMWVFILAATATSFSGWTFIGHPGLIYQDGLQYAYASFYAITIPFTGLLFLKRQWMIGKRWGFVTPGEMFATYYRSDTLRILIVLVALIFAVPYLGVQLRASGFLFNVLTDGMLGVEVGMWLLSAIIVFYVASGGLRAVAYVDALQAILLAAGIVIVGGVAVYFMGSWGVFVEGIARLAEQSVASGEYVTPAGLSGYVAVPGVIQFVSDGPSATGGAWTGLMILTYMFALMGIQSSPAFSMWAFSNANPRPFAPQQVWASAVGIGLILFTFTAIQGMGGHLLGANLGFTADNPDLFDSRDRVVLQRGLIATAEPALSRDEVEARIESGLAALAAAGPDETVDLAGDHGWVDLEAHGGGDPALVPQMISLLEVGAPWLVGLLAVCALAAMQSTGAAYMSTSGGMITRDILRRYLIPEADHATQKLWGRVFVLLIVAAALVTATVATDALVLLGGLAVAYGFQMWPALIGLCFWPWLTRQGVVAGLIVGLVVVTLTENIGVQLLAALGLEWWGRWPWTLHSAGWGILFNITTAILVSAITQDRGELEHRMVYHHFLQEHAGLPVAKRHLIPVAWILTIGWFFFAVGPGTVIGNTLFGYPQSFLFGLPSIWVWQLLFWAAGCLLLYFLAYRMELSTVPRKEVEVLAEDEPGDIRLDIHRPS from the coding sequence ATGGAAGCCAAGGCGGTATGGCTGTTCATCTTTGTGGCCATCTACTGGGGCTACTGCGTGTTCTGGGGGGTGCGGGGCGCCATGGAGGCGCGGACCGCCACCGACTACTTCGTGGCCGGCCGCAGTGTCTCCATGTGGGTGTTTATCCTGGCCGCCACCGCCACCTCCTTCTCCGGCTGGACCTTTATTGGCCACCCGGGGCTGATCTACCAGGATGGCCTGCAGTACGCCTACGCCTCCTTCTACGCCATCACCATTCCGTTCACCGGGCTGCTGTTCCTGAAGCGCCAGTGGATGATCGGCAAGCGCTGGGGCTTCGTCACCCCGGGGGAGATGTTTGCCACCTACTACCGCTCCGATACCCTGCGCATCCTCATCGTGCTGGTGGCGCTGATCTTCGCCGTGCCCTATCTCGGGGTGCAGTTGCGGGCCTCGGGCTTTCTGTTCAACGTGCTCACCGACGGCATGCTGGGGGTGGAGGTGGGCATGTGGTTGCTGTCCGCCATCATCGTCTTCTATGTGGCCTCCGGGGGGCTGCGGGCAGTGGCCTACGTGGATGCGCTGCAGGCGATATTGCTGGCGGCCGGCATCGTCATCGTGGGTGGGGTCGCGGTCTACTTCATGGGCAGCTGGGGGGTGTTCGTGGAGGGCATCGCGCGGCTGGCGGAGCAGTCCGTGGCCAGCGGCGAGTACGTTACCCCCGCCGGACTGAGCGGCTATGTCGCCGTGCCGGGTGTGATCCAGTTCGTCAGTGACGGGCCCTCGGCCACCGGCGGCGCCTGGACCGGGCTGATGATCCTGACCTACATGTTCGCCCTGATGGGCATTCAGTCCAGTCCGGCCTTCAGCATGTGGGCCTTCTCCAACGCCAACCCGCGCCCCTTTGCCCCGCAGCAGGTCTGGGCCTCGGCGGTGGGTATCGGCCTCATCCTGTTCACCTTCACCGCCATCCAGGGCATGGGTGGCCATCTGCTGGGTGCCAACCTGGGCTTCACCGCCGACAACCCTGACCTGTTCGACAGCCGTGATCGGGTGGTGTTGCAGCGCGGACTGATCGCCACCGCTGAGCCGGCGCTCTCCCGCGACGAGGTGGAGGCCCGGATCGAGTCCGGATTGGCGGCGCTCGCCGCCGCGGGGCCGGACGAGACGGTGGACCTGGCGGGCGACCACGGGTGGGTGGACCTGGAGGCCCACGGCGGCGGCGACCCGGCGCTGGTGCCCCAGATGATCAGCCTGCTGGAGGTGGGGGCCCCCTGGCTGGTAGGCCTGCTGGCGGTCTGTGCCCTGGCCGCCATGCAGTCCACCGGCGCTGCTTATATGTCTACCTCGGGGGGCATGATCACCCGCGATATTCTGCGCCGGTACCTGATACCGGAGGCGGATCATGCCACCCAGAAACTCTGGGGGCGGGTGTTCGTGCTGCTGATTGTCGCCGCCGCCTTGGTCACCGCCACCGTCGCCACCGATGCCCTGGTGTTGCTGGGCGGCTTGGCTGTGGCCTACGGCTTCCAGATGTGGCCGGCGCTGATCGGCTTGTGCTTTTGGCCCTGGCTTACTCGCCAGGGGGTGGTCGCCGGCCTGATCGTTGGGCTGGTGGTGGTCACGCTGACAGAGAACATCGGTGTGCAGTTGCTGGCCGCCCTCGGCCTGGAGTGGTGGGGCCGGTGGCCCTGGACGCTGCACTCGGCGGGATGGGGCATTCTGTTCAATATCACCACCGCGATCCTGGTCTCCGCCATCACCCAGGATCGCGGTGAATTGGAACACCGGATGGTCTATCACCACTTCCTGCAGGAGCATGCTGGTCTGCCGGTGGCCAAGCGCCATCTGATCCCGGTGGCCTGGATCCTCACCATTGGCTGGTTCTTCTTCGCTGTGGGACCGGGCACGGTCATCGGCAACACCCTGTTCGGCTACCCCCAGTCCTTCCTCTTCGGGCTCCCTTCCATCTGGGTTTGGCAGCTCCTTTTCTGGGCCGCCGGGTGTCTGCTGCTCTACTTCCTGGCCTACCGCATGGAACTGAGCACCGTGCCACGCAAAGAGGTGGAGGTGCTGGCCGAGGATGAGCCCGGGGACATTCGTCTCGACATCCACCGCCCGTCGTAG
- a CDS encoding tetratricopeptide repeat protein yields the protein MDERQYRFIKWAAITLALLWVGWTVYDGVLSQRGPGDNATLAGDRAFSDGHPERAERRYREALAQAPKHRRARRGLALALMEQGRYDEALAAMNEVIRGEPDFAGNYANRGILHDRMGRHLEALHDYERALVMDPGLADGPGWLTRFIRLQSEPPPTIADRAAYLRQQLQLPEAQRELRRPAVDEAQRPWRQ from the coding sequence ATGGATGAACGGCAATACCGGTTTATCAAGTGGGCGGCGATCACGTTGGCGCTACTCTGGGTGGGCTGGACGGTGTACGACGGTGTGCTCAGCCAGCGGGGGCCCGGCGACAATGCGACCCTGGCCGGTGATCGGGCCTTCTCCGACGGCCACCCCGAACGCGCTGAGCGCCGCTACCGCGAGGCACTGGCGCAGGCACCGAAGCACCGCCGCGCCCGCCGGGGACTGGCGCTGGCGCTGATGGAGCAGGGCCGCTATGACGAGGCATTGGCCGCGATGAATGAGGTCATCCGCGGTGAGCCCGACTTCGCTGGCAACTACGCCAACCGGGGCATTCTGCACGATCGGATGGGCCGCCACTTGGAGGCACTGCACGATTACGAGCGGGCCCTGGTCATGGACCCCGGCCTGGCCGACGGCCCCGGCTGGTTAACCCGTTTTATTCGCTTGCAGAGCGAGCCCCCGCCCACCATTGCCGATCGGGCCGCCTATCTGCGCCAGCAGCTCCAGTTGCCGGAGGCGCAGCGGGAACTTCGCCGCCCGGCGGTGGACGAGGCCCAGCGGCCCTGGCGCCAGTAG
- the acs gene encoding acetate--CoA ligase — protein sequence MSDTKVYPVPDYIREKAHITKDTYEEMYRRSLDDPEGFWGEQAEKFLDWFSKWDKVYHSDLKNGEIRFFEGGKLNVAHNCLDRHLEQRGDQTAIIWEGDDPNNSEHITYKDLHERVCRLANAMKARGVKKGDRVCIYLPMIPEAAVAMLACARIGAIHSIVFGGFSPDALKDRIQNADCETVITADEGVRGGRNVALKSNADKALESCPDVKNVFVVKRTGGDIDWKEGRDIWYHEAVADVSADCPAEELDAEDPLFILYTSGSTGKPKGVQHCSAGYLLGAAMTHKYVFDYQEGEVYWCTADVGWVTGHSYIVYGPLANGATTLMFEGVPTYPSAARCWEVVDKHNVSIFYTAPTAIRALMGQGNEHVTKTSRKSLRILGTVGEPINPEAWEWYYNVVGDGRCPIVDTWWQTETGSILIAPLPGATDLKPGSATLPFFGVEPALVDPEGKELEGAASGNLVIKRAWPSMMRTVYGDHKRFMETYLAAYPGMYFTGDGARRDEDGYYWITGRVDDVINVSGHRMGTAEVESALVLHDAVAEAAVVGYPHDIKGQGIYAYVTLMAGVEPSDELKKELVKLVSNEIGPIAKPDVIQWAPGLPKTRSGKIMRRILRKVAANELDSLGDTSTLADPTVVDNLIEDRPNK from the coding sequence ATGTCCGACACGAAGGTCTACCCCGTACCCGACTATATCCGCGAGAAGGCGCACATCACCAAGGACACCTATGAGGAGATGTATCGCCGGTCCCTGGATGACCCGGAGGGGTTTTGGGGCGAACAGGCTGAGAAATTCCTCGACTGGTTCAGCAAGTGGGACAAGGTCTACCACTCCGACCTGAAGAACGGCGAGATCCGCTTCTTCGAGGGCGGTAAGCTCAACGTCGCCCACAACTGCCTGGACCGCCACCTGGAGCAGCGGGGCGATCAGACCGCCATCATCTGGGAAGGTGACGACCCCAACAACTCCGAGCACATCACCTACAAGGACCTGCACGAGCGCGTCTGCCGCCTGGCTAACGCCATGAAGGCCCGCGGCGTCAAGAAGGGTGACCGCGTCTGCATCTATCTGCCGATGATCCCCGAGGCGGCCGTGGCCATGCTGGCCTGCGCCCGCATCGGCGCCATCCACTCCATCGTCTTCGGCGGCTTCTCCCCGGACGCCCTGAAGGACCGCATCCAGAACGCCGACTGCGAGACCGTCATCACCGCCGACGAGGGCGTCCGTGGTGGCCGCAACGTGGCCCTGAAGTCCAACGCCGACAAGGCCCTTGAGAGCTGCCCCGACGTCAAGAACGTCTTCGTGGTCAAGCGCACCGGGGGCGACATCGACTGGAAGGAAGGGCGTGACATCTGGTACCACGAGGCCGTGGCCGATGTCTCTGCCGACTGCCCCGCTGAGGAACTGGACGCCGAGGACCCGCTGTTCATCCTCTACACCTCCGGCTCCACCGGCAAGCCCAAGGGCGTGCAGCACTGCTCCGCCGGCTACCTGCTGGGCGCAGCCATGACCCACAAGTACGTCTTCGACTACCAGGAGGGCGAGGTCTACTGGTGCACCGCCGACGTGGGCTGGGTTACCGGTCACAGCTACATCGTCTATGGTCCGCTGGCCAACGGCGCCACCACCCTGATGTTCGAGGGTGTGCCCACCTACCCCAGCGCCGCCCGCTGCTGGGAAGTGGTCGACAAGCACAACGTCTCCATCTTCTACACCGCCCCGACCGCCATCCGCGCCCTGATGGGCCAGGGCAACGAGCACGTCACCAAGACCAGCCGCAAGAGCCTGCGCATCCTGGGCACGGTGGGTGAGCCCATCAACCCGGAGGCCTGGGAGTGGTACTACAACGTGGTGGGCGACGGCCGCTGCCCGATCGTGGACACCTGGTGGCAGACTGAGACCGGCTCCATCCTGATCGCCCCGCTGCCGGGCGCGACCGACCTGAAGCCGGGTTCCGCCACCCTGCCCTTCTTCGGCGTGGAGCCGGCCCTGGTGGACCCCGAAGGCAAGGAGCTGGAAGGTGCCGCCAGCGGCAACCTGGTGATCAAGCGGGCCTGGCCGAGCATGATGCGTACGGTCTATGGCGACCACAAGCGCTTCATGGAGACCTACCTGGCGGCCTACCCGGGGATGTACTTCACCGGTGACGGGGCCCGTCGGGACGAGGACGGTTACTATTGGATCACCGGCCGCGTCGATGACGTGATCAACGTCTCCGGCCACCGTATGGGCACCGCCGAGGTGGAGAGTGCCCTGGTGCTGCACGATGCCGTCGCCGAAGCCGCGGTGGTGGGCTACCCGCACGACATCAAGGGCCAGGGCATCTACGCCTACGTCACTCTAATGGCCGGTGTGGAGCCCAGCGATGAGCTGAAGAAGGAGTTGGTGAAGCTGGTCTCCAACGAGATCGGGCCCATCGCCAAGCCCGATGTCATCCAGTGGGCCCCGGGCCTGCCCAAGACCCGCTCCGGCAAGATCATGCGCCGCATCCTGCGCAAGGTCGCCGCCAACGAGCTGGACAGCCTGGGCGACACCAGCACCCTGGCCGATCCGACGGTCGTGGACAATCTGATCGAGGATCGTCCCAACAAGTAA
- a CDS encoding sigma-54-dependent transcriptional regulator — translation MAHLLIIEDEAVIRSALRRLLTRNGYRVAEAESLEEAREGHRFADYDLIIADLRLPGEPGTGVIPLASEVPVIIMTSYASVRSAVEAMREGAVDYIAKPFDHDELLLTVDKVLKDHRLQRQNAALKADIQRDYPVSGIIGECQAMQAVFQRIHKVAPTDTSVLILGESGTGKELVARAVHEHSQRKDGPLIAVNCAAIPETLIEAELFGHEKGAFTGAVGARAGLVESADGGTLFLDEIGELPLQAQGRLLRVLQEGEIRRVGASRERQVDVRLLAATHRDLQALVDEGSFREDLYFRIHVMEIRLPPLREREGDIPILARVLLEKTCQRLNRPQLQLAEEAIEAISNYHWPGNVREMENTIERAVILCEGDTITADQLTLPRTRPRDSAPTARPGNGGGGARPDLSLEDYFREYVLANQDHMTETALAKGLGISRKALWEKRQRLGIPRPRK, via the coding sequence ATGGCACATCTGCTGATCATTGAGGATGAAGCGGTCATCCGCTCGGCCTTGCGACGCCTGCTCACGCGCAATGGCTACCGCGTGGCCGAGGCCGAGTCCCTGGAAGAGGCGCGCGAAGGCCACCGCTTTGCCGATTACGACCTGATCATCGCCGACCTGCGCCTGCCCGGCGAACCCGGCACCGGCGTCATCCCCCTGGCCAGTGAGGTGCCGGTGATCATCATGACCAGCTACGCCAGCGTCCGTTCAGCGGTGGAGGCCATGCGCGAGGGGGCGGTGGACTACATCGCCAAACCCTTCGACCACGATGAGCTGCTGCTCACCGTCGACAAGGTGCTCAAGGACCACCGGCTTCAGCGCCAGAATGCGGCCCTGAAGGCCGATATCCAGCGCGACTACCCGGTGAGCGGCATCATTGGCGAGTGCCAGGCGATGCAGGCCGTCTTCCAGCGCATCCACAAGGTGGCGCCCACCGACACCTCCGTGCTGATCCTGGGTGAATCGGGGACCGGTAAGGAACTGGTGGCCCGGGCCGTTCACGAGCACAGCCAGCGTAAGGATGGGCCGCTGATCGCGGTCAACTGCGCCGCCATCCCCGAGACCCTGATCGAGGCAGAGCTTTTCGGCCACGAGAAGGGGGCCTTTACCGGGGCGGTGGGCGCCCGCGCCGGTCTGGTGGAGTCGGCCGACGGCGGCACCCTGTTCCTGGATGAGATCGGCGAGCTGCCCCTTCAGGCCCAGGGCCGTCTGCTCCGGGTGCTGCAGGAGGGCGAGATCCGCCGGGTGGGGGCATCCCGCGAACGGCAGGTGGACGTGCGCCTGCTGGCCGCAACCCACCGTGACCTCCAGGCGCTGGTGGATGAGGGGAGTTTCCGCGAGGACCTCTACTTCCGCATCCATGTCATGGAGATCCGCCTGCCGCCGCTGCGCGAACGGGAGGGCGACATCCCCATCCTGGCCCGGGTGCTGCTGGAAAAGACCTGCCAGCGCCTCAACCGGCCGCAGCTGCAACTCGCTGAGGAGGCGATAGAGGCCATCAGCAACTACCATTGGCCGGGGAACGTCCGGGAGATGGAGAACACCATCGAGCGCGCCGTGATCCTGTGCGAGGGTGACACCATCACCGCCGACCAACTCACCCTGCCCCGCACCCGCCCACGGGACAGTGCGCCGACGGCCCGGCCGGGCAACGGAGGGGGCGGCGCACGCCCGGATCTGTCGCTGGAAGACTACTTCCGGGAGTATGTTCTGGCCAACCAGGACCATATGACGGAGACCGCCCTGGCCAAGGGGCTGGGTATCAGCCGCAAGGCGCTGTGGGAGAAGCGCCAGCGGCTGGGGATCCCACGGCCGAGAAAATAA
- a CDS encoding sensor histidine kinase, whose amino-acid sequence MDFNLSTLFFSAAAYLLLLFVIAHGTERRWLPRAVAQHPLFYVLALGVYATTWSFYGSVGFAERYGIAYLPIYLGATIAFLLTPVLLMPLLRLTRDQQLTSLSDVFAFRFHSQAAGVLVTLLMLTGILPYIALQIRAVAESTQWLVGGETSPHVLAVVFCMTVAVFAIIFGARHVTPREKHTGLVVAIAFESVVKLAALMVIAWVAMSLAFDGPIGLNRWLADNPERLQAFYQPALDGPWISLLFLAFSAAFLLPRQFHMIFTENLKPRSLLKASWGFPAYLLALAICIPPILWAGQVLQPGTGPEYYVLGMAVLSESPVLVIVTYLGGISAASAMIIISTLALSSMTLNHLVLPLTRARPRQDLDLYATLRWTRRALILLMIAAGYYFFLMLDPGEGLVDWGLISFLAMAQFIPGIVGVLWWTRANVWGFIAGLLGGALVWLDALFLPALVGTEPFFLLGFPTAPESASAIYGLATFWSIAFNSLLFAAVSVLTPQTGPERQAAEACRDLGHPMTFGTLVADSPAQFVVQLAPVTGDEAARAEVGKALEDLGLDWTENRPDRLKHLRDQIERNLSGMMGPVLARMIVDERLELDHSAHQAHTQSIRQIEERLESSSSRFRGLTAELDRLRRYHRQILEDLPLGVITVTANQRIVRWNSAMQQLTGICARDALGNRLEDLAHPWGRLLGRFMALGQAHAHDQAQVPGDGTRWLSLHRTSIGEPDKGRTNDSLLLVEDVTELRVLERELAHSERLASIGRLAAGVAHEIGNPVTGVACLAQNLRDEDDPELIRESMEQILEQTHRISNIVHTLVSYAHAGSTEESPPEPVRLHDAAEEARQVMVLSRRGKEMEFDNRIPPHLEVAGDSQRLVQVFVNLFSNAADACAQQGRLVLTARERGDRIIVRVADNGPGIPASALKKVLDPFYTTKPAGQGTGLGLPLVYNIITDHGGTLDIESDVGGTTVTLELPALEGVA is encoded by the coding sequence ATGGACTTTAACCTCAGCACCCTCTTCTTCAGTGCCGCGGCCTACCTGCTGCTGCTGTTCGTCATCGCCCACGGCACCGAACGCCGTTGGCTGCCACGGGCGGTGGCCCAGCATCCGCTGTTCTACGTCCTGGCCCTGGGCGTCTACGCCACCACCTGGAGCTTCTACGGCAGTGTCGGGTTTGCCGAGCGTTACGGTATCGCCTACCTGCCCATCTACCTGGGCGCGACCATTGCCTTTCTGCTCACGCCGGTCCTGCTCATGCCGCTGCTGCGATTGACCCGCGACCAGCAGCTCACCTCGCTCTCGGACGTCTTTGCCTTCCGCTTCCACAGCCAGGCCGCCGGGGTGCTGGTGACGCTATTGATGCTCACCGGCATCCTGCCCTACATCGCCCTGCAGATCCGCGCCGTGGCCGAGTCCACCCAGTGGCTGGTGGGTGGCGAGACCTCGCCGCACGTGCTCGCCGTGGTGTTTTGCATGACCGTGGCGGTGTTCGCCATCATCTTCGGCGCCCGCCACGTCACCCCGCGGGAGAAACACACCGGTCTGGTGGTGGCCATTGCCTTCGAATCGGTGGTCAAGCTGGCCGCGCTGATGGTGATCGCCTGGGTGGCCATGAGCCTGGCCTTCGACGGACCCATCGGCCTGAACCGCTGGTTGGCGGACAATCCGGAGCGCCTGCAGGCCTTTTACCAGCCGGCCCTGGACGGCCCCTGGATCAGCCTGCTCTTTCTGGCCTTCTCGGCGGCGTTCCTATTGCCCCGCCAGTTCCACATGATCTTCACCGAGAACCTCAAACCACGCAGCCTGCTCAAGGCCAGCTGGGGCTTCCCCGCCTACCTGCTGGCCCTGGCCATCTGCATTCCCCCGATCCTCTGGGCCGGACAGGTGCTGCAACCGGGCACGGGGCCGGAATACTACGTGCTGGGGATGGCGGTGCTCAGCGAATCCCCCGTGCTGGTGATCGTGACCTACCTGGGGGGGATCTCGGCCGCCAGCGCGATGATCATCATCTCCACCCTCGCCCTGTCCTCGATGACCCTCAATCACTTGGTGCTGCCCCTGACCCGGGCCCGCCCACGCCAGGACCTGGACCTGTACGCCACCCTGCGCTGGACCCGGCGCGCACTGATCCTGTTGATGATCGCCGCCGGCTATTACTTCTTCCTGATGCTGGACCCGGGCGAGGGGCTGGTGGACTGGGGCCTGATCTCCTTCCTGGCCATGGCCCAGTTCATCCCCGGCATCGTCGGCGTGCTCTGGTGGACCCGGGCCAACGTCTGGGGCTTCATCGCCGGGCTTTTGGGTGGGGCGCTGGTCTGGCTCGACGCGCTCTTCCTGCCCGCGCTGGTGGGCACCGAGCCCTTTTTCCTGTTGGGCTTCCCCACCGCACCGGAGTCGGCCTCCGCCATTTACGGCCTGGCCACCTTCTGGTCGATCGCCTTCAATTCGCTGCTGTTCGCCGCGGTGTCTGTCCTGACCCCGCAAACCGGGCCGGAGCGCCAGGCCGCCGAGGCCTGTCGCGACCTGGGCCACCCCATGACCTTCGGCACCCTGGTGGCCGACTCACCGGCCCAATTCGTGGTGCAACTGGCGCCGGTGACCGGCGACGAGGCGGCGCGCGCCGAGGTGGGGAAGGCCCTGGAGGACCTGGGACTGGACTGGACGGAGAACCGGCCGGACCGGCTCAAGCACCTGCGCGACCAGATCGAGCGCAATCTCTCGGGCATGATGGGCCCGGTCCTGGCCCGTATGATCGTGGACGAGCGCCTGGAACTGGACCACTCCGCCCATCAGGCCCATACCCAGAGCATCCGCCAGATCGAGGAACGGCTGGAGTCCTCCAGCAGCCGCTTCCGCGGGCTGACCGCCGAGCTGGACCGCCTGCGCCGCTACCACCGCCAGATCCTTGAGGACCTGCCGCTGGGCGTGATCACGGTCACGGCAAACCAGCGGATCGTGCGCTGGAACAGTGCCATGCAGCAGCTCACCGGTATTTGTGCCCGGGATGCCCTGGGCAACCGGCTGGAGGATCTGGCCCACCCCTGGGGCCGGCTACTGGGACGGTTCATGGCGCTGGGCCAGGCCCACGCCCACGACCAGGCCCAGGTTCCCGGCGACGGCACCCGCTGGCTGAGCCTGCACCGCACCAGTATCGGGGAGCCGGACAAGGGCCGCACCAACGACAGTCTGCTGCTGGTGGAGGACGTCACCGAGTTGCGGGTGTTGGAGCGGGAGCTGGCTCACAGCGAGCGGCTGGCCTCCATCGGCCGGCTCGCCGCCGGCGTCGCCCACGAGATTGGCAACCCGGTCACCGGCGTGGCCTGCCTGGCGCAGAACCTGCGCGACGAGGATGACCCGGAGCTGATCCGCGAGAGCATGGAACAGATCCTGGAACAGACCCACCGGATCAGTAACATCGTGCACACCCTGGTCAGCTACGCCCATGCCGGCAGCACCGAGGAGTCGCCGCCGGAGCCGGTGCGGCTGCACGACGCGGCGGAGGAGGCCCGCCAGGTGATGGTCCTGAGCCGCCGGGGCAAGGAGATGGAGTTCGACAACCGGATCCCGCCGCACCTGGAGGTGGCCGGCGACAGCCAGCGGTTGGTCCAAGTGTTCGTCAATCTCTTCTCCAACGCCGCCGACGCCTGCGCCCAGCAGGGCCGGCTGGTGCTCACCGCCCGGGAGCGGGGCGACCGGATCATCGTGCGGGTGGCGGACAACGGGCCGGGCATCCCCGCGTCGGCCCTGAAGAAGGTGCTGGACCCGTTCTACACCACCAAACCGGCGGGACAGGGCACAGGGCTGGGCCTGCCGCTGGTGTACAACATCATCACCGATCACGGGGGCACCCTGGACATTGAATCGGACGTGGGCGGCACTACAGTGACGCTGGAACTGCCCGCCCTGGAGGGAGTGGCATAA
- the gluQRS gene encoding tRNA glutamyl-Q(34) synthetase GluQRS, which yields MDADVTQAPERLCRTRFAPSPTGPLHFGSLVAALGSYVHAHRKGGEWHLRIDDLDPPREQPGAADAIRRSLEAHALCWDGPVVFQSRRSSAYEAALARLRAAGQAYPCGCTRREIMAVARRGPNGPIYPGTCARGLPAGRTPRAWRLRCGHAPLRFEDALQGPIQCDPAATVGDFIIRRADGLWAYHLACAVDDGEFGFTDIVRGADLLWCTPPQILIQRALDLPTPRYRHLPIVVNAQGQKLSKQTHAPALNDADATGNLLRAARFLGQSPPAALRHAPPQTVLDWALAHWDDTRVPQVGSPTPASPLP from the coding sequence ATGGACGCCGACGTGACCCAAGCCCCGGAACGCCTCTGCCGAACCCGCTTCGCGCCCAGCCCCACCGGGCCGCTGCACTTCGGCTCGCTGGTGGCGGCGCTGGGCAGCTATGTGCATGCCCACCGCAAGGGCGGCGAGTGGCATCTGCGTATCGACGACCTGGACCCACCGCGGGAACAGCCGGGTGCCGCCGATGCGATTCGCCGCAGCCTCGAGGCCCACGCCCTCTGTTGGGACGGGCCGGTGGTCTTCCAGTCCCGCCGCAGCAGCGCCTACGAGGCCGCGCTGGCCCGCTTGCGCGCCGCCGGCCAGGCCTACCCCTGCGGCTGCACGCGGCGCGAGATCATGGCCGTGGCCCGGCGCGGCCCCAATGGCCCCATCTACCCCGGCACCTGCGCCCGGGGGCTGCCGGCGGGCCGCACGCCGCGCGCCTGGCGGCTGCGCTGCGGGCACGCCCCGCTGCGCTTCGAGGACGCCTTGCAGGGCCCGATCCAGTGCGATCCGGCCGCGACCGTGGGCGATTTCATCATCCGCCGGGCCGACGGCCTCTGGGCCTACCACCTGGCCTGCGCCGTGGACGACGGTGAGTTTGGGTTCACCGACATCGTCCGCGGCGCCGACCTGCTCTGGTGCACCCCGCCGCAGATCCTGATCCAGCGGGCACTGGACCTGCCCACTCCGCGCTACCGACACCTGCCCATCGTGGTGAATGCCCAGGGCCAGAAACTCAGCAAACAGACCCACGCCCCGGCCCTGAACGATGCCGATGCCACCGGCAACCTGCTGCGGGCGGCGCGCTTTCTCGGCCAATCCCCTCCGGCGGCACTGCGCCACGCCCCCCCGCAGACAGTCCTGGACTGGGCGCTGGCGCACTGGGACGACACCCGCGTGCCCCAGGTCGGGTCCCCGACCCCGGCCAGCCCCCTCCCGTAG
- a CDS encoding host attachment protein: MSRYWVVAADASYARIFARDKKFSPLVEVETLAHPESRLHRQDLASDKPGRLFESYASSRSEAEEPTDPKVREAQAFARQVAETLEVGRNQGKFQELIIVADPKFLGLLRKALDAETRGKVVHAVDKNLARESVEVITHTVDEML, from the coding sequence ATGTCCCGTTATTGGGTCGTCGCGGCGGACGCCAGCTATGCCCGGATCTTCGCCCGGGATAAGAAATTCAGCCCACTGGTGGAGGTGGAGACCCTGGCCCACCCCGAGTCGCGGCTGCACCGCCAGGACTTGGCCAGTGACAAGCCGGGCCGGCTGTTCGAGTCCTACGCCTCCAGCCGTAGCGAGGCGGAGGAGCCCACCGATCCCAAGGTGCGCGAGGCGCAGGCGTTTGCCCGGCAGGTGGCCGAGACCCTGGAGGTCGGGCGTAACCAGGGGAAGTTTCAGGAATTGATTATTGTGGCGGACCCGAAGTTCCTCGGATTGCTGCGTAAGGCCCTGGATGCTGAGACCCGGGGGAAGGTCGTCCACGCGGTGGACAAGAACCTCGCCCGGGAATCCGTGGAGGTCATCACTCACACCGTGGACGAGATGCTCTGA
- the queF gene encoding preQ(1) synthase, with the protein MSTQPSKDLETFPNPRPERDFVLHMRIPEFTCLCPKTGQPDFATIHLDYVPDERCVELKSLKLYMWSFRDQGAFHEAITNEILDDLVRATEPRYMKVTAEFYVRGGIYTTVVAEHRKPGWAPAPKVELA; encoded by the coding sequence ATGAGCACTCAGCCCAGCAAAGACCTGGAGACCTTTCCCAACCCCCGTCCGGAGCGGGATTTCGTGCTGCACATGCGTATCCCGGAGTTTACCTGCCTTTGTCCCAAGACCGGGCAACCGGACTTCGCCACTATCCACCTGGATTATGTGCCGGACGAGCGCTGCGTGGAGCTGAAGTCGCTCAAGCTTTACATGTGGTCGTTCCGCGACCAGGGCGCCTTCCACGAGGCCATCACCAACGAGATCCTCGATGACCTGGTGCGGGCCACCGAGCCCCGGTACATGAAGGTCACCGCCGAGTTTTACGTGCGGGGGGGGATCTATACCACGGTGGTGGCGGAGCACCGCAAACCGGGCTGGGCACCGGCGCCGAAGGTGGAGCTGGCCTAA